A genome region from Segatella copri includes the following:
- the murB gene encoding UDP-N-acetylmuramate dehydrogenase — protein sequence MKDIRNYGLLAHNTFGIDAKCSRFLEYESVEEARQIVGLLTEADQPLLILGGGSNLLLTGDYAGTVLHSAIMGIEVLDNKTLAAAEGDDALCNLDWVFISCGSGEVFDDVVAYAVEHGYHGAENLSIIPGEVGASAVQNIGAYGVEAKDIIYKVEAVEIATGRVVVFDNADCEYSYRQSKFKHEWKDKYLVTHVIYRLQKTFRPDLDYGNIRSALEAKCIAEPTAQQLRDAIIEIREAKLPDPKVLGNAGSFFMNPIVEKAKYEELAALYPGMPHYTIDDSHEKIPAGWMIDQCGWKGKSLGRAGVHDKQALVLVNRGGATGEEIVKLCKTIQEDVKQKFGIEIHPEVNVK from the coding sequence ATGAAGGATATTCGTAACTATGGCCTTTTGGCTCACAATACATTCGGGATTGATGCTAAATGCAGCAGATTTCTGGAGTATGAATCGGTAGAGGAAGCCCGACAGATAGTGGGCTTGCTGACAGAGGCAGATCAGCCACTGCTCATTTTGGGCGGTGGTAGCAATCTCTTGCTGACCGGTGATTATGCTGGTACAGTGCTCCATTCGGCTATTATGGGTATTGAGGTTCTTGACAACAAGACTTTGGCAGCTGCAGAGGGGGATGATGCTTTGTGCAATCTGGATTGGGTATTCATTTCCTGTGGTAGTGGTGAGGTGTTTGATGATGTGGTAGCTTATGCCGTAGAGCATGGCTATCATGGAGCTGAAAATCTGAGTATTATTCCGGGTGAAGTAGGTGCCAGTGCGGTTCAGAATATTGGTGCCTATGGTGTGGAAGCCAAGGATATTATATATAAGGTGGAAGCGGTTGAGATAGCTACGGGCAGGGTAGTGGTGTTTGATAATGCTGACTGCGAGTATAGTTACCGTCAGAGTAAATTTAAGCATGAGTGGAAGGATAAGTATCTGGTGACGCATGTGATTTACCGTTTGCAGAAAACCTTCCGTCCGGATCTGGATTATGGTAATATCCGTTCTGCGCTCGAGGCTAAGTGTATTGCTGAGCCTACAGCCCAGCAACTTCGTGATGCCATCATAGAAATTAGAGAGGCAAAATTGCCTGATCCTAAGGTGTTGGGTAATGCAGGCAGTTTCTTTATGAATCCTATTGTAGAGAAGGCTAAGTACGAAGAACTGGCTGCTCTTTATCCGGGTATGCCTCATTATACAATCGATGATTCTCATGAAAAGATTCCGGCTGGTTGGATGATTGATCAGTGTGGCTGGAAGGGAAAGAGTCTGGGACGGGCCGGTGTGCATGATAAGCAGGCACTGGTGCTAGTGAATCGTGGCGGCGCTACGGGCGAGGAAATCGTAAAACTCTGTAAGACCATCCAGGAGGATGTGAAGCAGAAGTTTGGCATAGAGATTCATCCGGAAGTGAATGTTAAGTGA
- a CDS encoding DUF4348 domain-containing protein has protein sequence MKKLCLLTVLMAVLTIVCFTSVGCTDKKPAPAIDSASSDSVIADTQAMDSTEQLIEETPMPKAADELFDDFVFNFAANRKLQKSRIVFPLPVYHGKKLTKKIEKKHWKMEHFFMRQDYYTLIFDNQKQMKLMKDTTIDHVVIEKVFYSRKTVQQFVFNRINGQWMMTSICYVPMYQNNNASFLKFYGHFATDTAFQARHIHNPVKFTGPDPDDDFSTMTGDIEPETWPAFAPQLPHGMIYNVIYGQKYTESNQKIFVIRGIANGMETSLTFKKNGGKWELIKLNM, from the coding sequence ATGAAAAAACTCTGTTTATTAACGGTGTTAATGGCGGTGCTTACCATCGTTTGTTTCACGTCTGTGGGATGTACAGACAAGAAGCCTGCGCCTGCCATTGATTCGGCTTCATCCGACTCGGTGATTGCCGACACCCAAGCGATGGACTCTACAGAACAGCTGATAGAGGAGACTCCGATGCCAAAGGCGGCTGACGAGCTTTTTGATGATTTTGTGTTTAATTTTGCAGCTAACAGAAAGTTGCAGAAAAGTCGTATTGTCTTCCCGCTGCCGGTATATCACGGTAAGAAACTGACCAAGAAGATAGAAAAAAAACATTGGAAGATGGAGCATTTCTTCATGCGCCAGGATTATTACACGCTGATTTTTGATAATCAGAAACAGATGAAACTGATGAAGGATACTACTATCGATCATGTAGTAATAGAAAAGGTGTTCTATAGTAGAAAGACAGTTCAGCAGTTTGTGTTTAATCGCATCAATGGTCAGTGGATGATGACTAGCATCTGCTACGTGCCTATGTATCAGAATAATAATGCCAGTTTCCTGAAGTTTTACGGACATTTTGCTACTGATACCGCTTTCCAGGCTCGCCACATCCATAATCCGGTGAAGTTTACCGGTCCTGATCCTGATGATGATTTCAGTACGATGACAGGCGATATAGAACCGGAAACATGGCCTGCCTTTGCGCCTCAACTGCCTCACGGCATGATTTACAATGTAATCTATGGTCAGAAATATACCGAGAGCAACCAGAAAATCTTCGTGATTCGTGGTATCGCCAATGGTATGGAAACCTCTCTTACTTTCAAAAAAAATGGAGGAAAATGGGAACTGATCAAACTGAATATGTAG
- the pheS gene encoding phenylalanine--tRNA ligase subunit alpha: MLLEKIDELLKEVSTLTAQNAEEVEQLRIKYLSKKGEINALMADFRTVPADQKKEVGVKINELKNAALEKINGLKEQMEEAEASSDDIDLTRTAYPVALGTRHPLTVVKNQIIDIFARMGFTLFQGPEVDDDKHVFTMLNFAADHPARDMQDTFFIEKTNSDDVTKNVLLRSHTSGDEAHYMETHEPPIRVLCPGRVYRNEAISARAHCFFHQVEGLYVDKNVSFTDLKQVLLTFAREMFGADTKIRLRPSYFPFTEPSAEMDISCNICGGKGCNFCKHTGWVEILGCGMVDPHDLEACGIDSNVYTGYAFGMGVERITNLKYRVSDLRLFSENDTRFLREFESAK; encoded by the coding sequence ATGTTATTAGAAAAAATAGACGAACTCTTGAAAGAAGTGAGCACTTTGACTGCCCAAAACGCAGAAGAAGTAGAGCAGCTTCGAATCAAGTATCTGAGCAAAAAGGGCGAGATTAACGCCCTTATGGCCGACTTCCGCACAGTGCCAGCCGACCAGAAAAAAGAGGTTGGAGTAAAAATCAACGAACTGAAGAACGCAGCCCTTGAGAAGATCAACGGACTGAAGGAGCAGATGGAAGAAGCCGAGGCATCAAGCGATGATATCGACTTGACCCGTACCGCCTACCCTGTAGCACTCGGTACCCGCCATCCACTCACCGTAGTGAAGAATCAGATTATCGACATTTTCGCTCGCATGGGCTTTACCCTTTTCCAGGGTCCTGAGGTAGATGACGACAAGCACGTATTTACGATGCTCAATTTTGCTGCCGACCACCCAGCCCGCGATATGCAGGACACCTTCTTTATAGAGAAGACCAACTCTGACGATGTTACCAAGAATGTGCTCCTCCGCAGCCATACTTCAGGCGACGAGGCTCACTATATGGAAACCCATGAGCCACCTATCCGTGTGCTCTGCCCAGGCCGCGTTTACCGTAACGAAGCTATCAGCGCCCGCGCTCACTGTTTCTTCCATCAGGTAGAAGGTCTCTATGTAGATAAAAACGTAAGTTTCACCGACCTCAAGCAGGTGCTCCTTACCTTTGCCCGTGAGATGTTTGGTGCAGATACCAAGATTCGTCTCCGTCCTAGCTACTTCCCATTCACAGAGCCTAGTGCCGAGATGGATATCTCCTGCAACATCTGTGGCGGTAAGGGTTGCAACTTCTGCAAGCATACCGGATGGGTTGAGATTTTAGGTTGCGGTATGGTTGACCCTCATGATCTTGAGGCTTGCGGTATCGACAGCAATGTCTATACGGGTTATGCCTTCGGTATGGGTGTTGAGCGTATCACCAACTTGAAATATCGCGTGAGCGACCTTCGTCTCTTCTCTGAGAACGATACTCGTTTCTTGCGCGAGTTTGAGTCTGCGAAGTAA
- a CDS encoding DUF3332 domain-containing protein, whose protein sequence is MKKNLTKPVIAVLLGALTFSSCIGSFGLTNSVLDWNKRATDNKFVNEIIFVLISPAYAVCSFADLLVLNSIEFWTGNKVIGQVGTTKDVMGKDGRMYAIKTLKNGYEITDPDGEKSYFVFDKKHKSWSYSKDGDIRELFSFNEDGSIQACLPSGEKINVPADANGLYQVRMAMNDGLFYAFNK, encoded by the coding sequence ATGAAGAAAAATTTAACTAAACCTGTCATCGCAGTCCTGTTGGGCGCCTTGACATTCAGTTCTTGCATCGGCTCATTTGGTCTGACAAATTCCGTACTTGACTGGAATAAGAGAGCAACAGACAACAAGTTTGTAAACGAGATTATCTTCGTGCTTATCTCTCCAGCTTACGCAGTATGTTCATTTGCAGACCTTCTCGTTCTCAACTCTATCGAGTTCTGGACAGGCAACAAGGTGATTGGCCAGGTAGGAACTACTAAGGACGTAATGGGTAAGGATGGTCGCATGTATGCCATCAAGACATTGAAGAATGGCTACGAGATTACCGACCCAGATGGTGAGAAATCATACTTTGTGTTCGACAAGAAGCACAAGAGTTGGTCATACAGCAAGGATGGCGATATCCGTGAGCTTTTCAGCTTCAACGAGGATGGCAGCATCCAGGCTTGCTTGCCAAGTGGCGAGAAGATCAACGTCCCAGCAGATGCCAATGGTTTATACCAGGTCCGCATGGCTATGAATGATGGTTTGTTCTATGCATTTAACAAGTAA